The nucleotide sequence AAGGTTGAGCCtttgtaatgtttttttcttcgtTGAATCTTTTCTCAGTGGGAGCCAAGTTTCCAGTGAGTTCTGTGAaggaggaagaagtcaaggttTTCCGGGAAAAGGAAAGGGAGAAAGTGCATATGATCCTAGATGAGTACCTCCGTATATGCCACCAGAGAGGGGTATGGCTTGCTATTGTTTTAGTACTTTTGATGTTAATGATAAGGAGAGTAGTTTTGTTGCTTTGGCTTTACCATTAGGACCATACTTGTCTTATGATAGTGAGTTATGATTTGTAGGTGAGGGCAGAGAAGATGTTTATTGAAACCGAATCCATCGAGAATGGGATTGTGCAACTTATCTCGGAGCTTGGGATCAAGAAGCTTGTCATGGGAGCAGCTGCAGATAGACACCATTCTAAGTATGGTCTTTTCCTAAGCTCTTTGCTGCTTAATATTAAGCTAGATGGGTTTCCAACATAAAATCtattggtgataagtggagtggtctatctatcttatatattatttaggatCTCTTCCCGATGTGGGACACTTTGTGTCTAATACTTAACGCTGAATCAACTCTTACAGAGCTGTGTTTGCTTTCCCTAACTTACAGGAAAATGACTGAACTCAAGTCAAGGAAAGCCATCTTCGTTCGCCGAGAAGCTCCTGCTCCTTGTCAAATATGGTTTACTTGCAAAGgctacttaatacacacaaggTTTGGCTACTTCAATTTGACAATGAAAGGATATGTGACTGCTTATTACTTGAATTTAATGTGATACTATTACCGTTTCAGGGAAGCTGCGGATGATGGTGCATCAGAATATGTTGCATCTCCGCGTCCTTCCATAAATGCAAACGATCTGCTTCAAGCTCTCTCTAGACCAGAGCCTGGTTCAGTTCAACGACTAGGAAGCAATGGAAGTTCAACTGAACACAGTGAGAGAGTGTCAAACGGTTCGTTGAATACTACTGATGATGAGGAGAGAGACTTTGACGGTAGTGGAGTGAGGGGAAGTGCAACGGTTATGAGTACAGTTGATGAGAACTCTGGCCGCTCATCTCCTTCCAACTTTCCGGTATGTCATCATGTAGTTGGTATATTGATTTGTGTATATCTCACATTCTAAGCTGTCCAACACACTGTGTTCATTGTTGCAGGATGGAGTGGATGATTCATTTCATGATAAAATCCGACAAGCTACGTCAGAGGCTCAAAGTTCAAAACGAGAAGCTTTTGCAGAGACTGTTAGGCGTCAGAAAGCTGAAAAGAATGCACTTGATGCAATCAAAAGGGTGAGTTTCCTTTCAAATGTAAATTGGTTAGCAgcaatgttagtttttttttttggaaatggtTGATAGATATTCTAGTTGGAGATATAGACTATACTGGACCATTATGTTTGGTTGTGTATCACTCAAAGAGATTAGTAGGCTTTAGGCTTATGCATGGTtcaaaaaatcggtctaggcggcAAATTGGTCTTAgcctaaacaatttttttaaaatccgaTTCGTAAGATTTAaatcggtttaaacaattttaaattggtTCAAAACGTTCGGTTTAAATCAATCTAATTTACTTTAAATCTGTTAAATTAAGTAATAATGTTAGTACAAAtccacaaatttatttaatttcttttgttttgtattatctaattttgataattcatcaaaataattttataactaaatccaaaaactaaaatatcttttatatatatattaatcaattCATTAACATCTAGAAATTAATATTATTCTGATATTATTGGTGATGATTATAGGTTAAACAATCAGAAACTGCTTACTCTGAGGAGCTAAAGCGAAGGAAAGACACTGAGACAGCAGTAttcaaagagaaagaaagattcgtaacaataaaaaaagaacaagaagCAGTCACAGAAGAAGTCCAAACCGCAACGGCACATAAACAGATGCTAGAGAACCAAATAGCAGAAGCTGACACTACAATGGAAACGCTAAACAAGAAGCTCGACATAGCTGTGAAGCTTTTACAAAAGCTGAAAAACGAACGAGAAGAGCTGCAGAGTGAACGCGACAGAGCCCTCAGAGAAGCTGAGGAGCTAAGAACTCTCGCCACAGAGACAACTTCAACACTACAACAGCAGTTACTACCTAACTACTTCACAGATTTTTCATTCTCAGAGATCGAAGAAGCAACTAACCGCTTTGACTCCACACTAAAGATCGGCGAAGGAGGCTACGGAAGCATCTACGTCGGCACGCTTCGTCACACGCAAGTGGCTATAAAGATATTGAATCCTAAAAGCTCACAAGGCCCTGTGGAGTATCAGCAAGAGGTCGACGTGTTGAGCAAAACGAGGCATCCGAATATCATTACACTGATCGGAGCTTGTCCTGAAGGGTGGAGTCTTGTATACGAGTATCTCCCCGATGGTAGCCTCGAAGATAGGCTTACCTGCAAGAACAACTCTCCGCCGTTATCAT is from Brassica napus cultivar Da-Ae chromosome A4, Da-Ae, whole genome shotgun sequence and encodes:
- the LOC106452185 gene encoding U-box domain-containing protein 33 codes for the protein MALVTPIPAMSERAGSMRFHGMTTTSPGSRSSRSSVTEEPLSRLIEEKIFVAVDKHVAKSKSTLVWALQNTGGKKICVVHVHQPSQMIPVMGAKFPVSSVKEEEVKVFREKEREKVHMILDEYLRICHQRGVRAEKMFIETESIENGIVQLISELGIKKLVMGAAADRHHSKKMTELKSRKAIFVRREAPAPCQIWFTCKGYLIHTREAADDGASEYVASPRPSINANDLLQALSRPEPGSVQRLGSNGSSTEHSERVSNGSLNTTDDEERDFDGSGVRGSATVMSTVDENSGRSSPSNFPDGVDDSFHDKIRQATSEAQSSKREAFAETVRRQKAEKNALDAIKRVKQSETAYSEELKRRKDTETAVFKEKERFVTIKKEQEAVTEEVQTATAHKQMLENQIAEADTTMETLNKKLDIAVKLLQKLKNEREELQSERDRALREAEELRTLATETTSTLQQQLLPNYFTDFSFSEIEEATNRFDSTLKIGEGGYGSIYVGTLRHTQVAIKILNPKSSQGPVEYQQEVDVLSKTRHPNIITLIGACPEGWSLVYEYLPDGSLEDRLTCKNNSPPLSWQNRVRIATEICAALVFLHSNKAHSLVHGDLKPANILLDGNLVSKLSDFGTCSIGRSKSASTDLTGTVPYLDPEASSSGELTPKSDVYSFGVILLRLLTGRPALRIANEVKYALDSGSLNNLLDPLAGDWPFVQAEQLARLALRCCESVGENRPDLGTEVWRLLEPMRASSGGSSSFHLGRNEQRIAPPYFICPIFQEVMQDPHVAADGFTYEAEAIRAWLDSGHDTSPMTNAKLSHNSLIPNHALRSAVQEWLQHHC